A single region of the Lentimicrobiaceae bacterium genome encodes:
- a CDS encoding NADH:ubiquinone reductase (Na(+)-transporting) subunit B: MKALRSYLDKIKPQFQKGGKFEKLHSTFDAFETFLFVPDKTTFKGSHIRDSIDMKRTMSVVVIAMIPALLFGIWNAGHQHFLSQGETVDFWAKVLFGAAKIVPIIIVSYVTGLGIEFIFAQIRHHEVNEGFLVSGMLIPLVVPPDIPLWMVAVATAFAVVIGKEVFGGTGMNILNPALTARAFLFFAYPAQISGDKVWIAEKADAFSGATPLAEAAAGVSTGVVNFSHSFSDMFLGFIPGSIGETSTLAILIGAVILAVTGIGSLRIMISVLLGGVFMGGLLNLLAVNAYMEVPFYYHLVMGGFAFGAVFMATDPVTAAQTARGKIIYGFLIGVMAVLIRVLNPAYPEGMMLAILLLNVFAPLIDHYVVESNIKKRLKRAAKPIKA, encoded by the coding sequence ATGAAAGCGCTCAGAAGCTACCTGGATAAAATCAAACCTCAGTTCCAGAAAGGCGGGAAGTTCGAAAAGCTGCACTCAACATTTGATGCCTTCGAAACCTTTCTTTTTGTACCTGACAAAACCACCTTTAAAGGAAGTCATATCCGTGACAGTATAGATATGAAACGAACCATGAGTGTGGTGGTTATTGCCATGATTCCTGCTCTGCTTTTCGGAATCTGGAATGCCGGTCATCAACATTTTCTTTCACAGGGAGAAACGGTTGATTTTTGGGCCAAAGTATTATTTGGCGCCGCGAAAATCGTACCGATTATTATCGTTTCATATGTAACTGGCCTGGGCATTGAATTTATTTTTGCTCAGATAAGGCATCATGAAGTAAACGAAGGATTTCTGGTTTCCGGAATGTTAATTCCGCTTGTTGTTCCACCCGATATCCCTTTATGGATGGTTGCAGTTGCCACTGCCTTTGCTGTGGTAATCGGCAAAGAAGTGTTTGGTGGAACTGGAATGAATATACTAAATCCTGCACTTACCGCCAGAGCTTTTCTGTTTTTTGCCTATCCGGCACAAATCTCAGGCGACAAAGTCTGGATTGCCGAAAAGGCCGATGCTTTTTCAGGGGCAACACCATTAGCTGAAGCCGCTGCTGGCGTTAGCACAGGCGTTGTAAACTTCTCACATTCTTTCAGCGATATGTTTCTGGGATTTATTCCGGGCTCAATTGGCGAAACTTCTACCCTGGCCATTTTAATAGGAGCAGTAATTCTTGCTGTTACAGGCATAGGTAGTCTTCGCATTATGATTTCTGTTTTGCTGGGAGGCGTTTTTATGGGCGGTTTACTTAACCTGCTGGCCGTTAATGCTTATATGGAAGTCCCGTTTTATTACCATTTGGTAATGGGCGGCTTTGCTTTCGGAGCTGTTTTTATGGCCACCGATCCTGTTACAGCAGCACAAACAGCCAGAGGCAAAATTATTTACGGATTCCTTATCGGGGTGATGGCGGTGCTTATCAGGGTACTAAATCCTGCTTATCCCGAAGGAATGATGCTTGCAATCCTTCTCTTAAACGTATTTGCGCCGCTCATTGACCATTACGTGGTAGAATCGAACATTAAAAAGAGGCTGAAACGAGCTGCAAAGCCAATTAAAGCCTGA
- a CDS encoding Na(+)-translocating NADH-quinone reductase subunit A: MSKTIRINKGLNIRLKGEAEKTLREVTAQQFAIKPTDFIGVFPRMQVKEGDRVKAGTPLFIDKYRENIVFTSPVSGTVTEIKRGDKRVLLEVRIESDGLYEQEKFGTANPSDLTREAIVEKLLKSGLWPLVRQRPYGIIADPESSPKAIHVSAFDTAPLAPDYDFIMNGNGNAFQTGLDVLAKLTSGKVHLNVSNKTTAKEFLSSRNVQINTFSGPHPAGNTGIQIHHIDPINKGELVWFAGVQDVITIGRLFTEGVYNSEITIALAGSEVKKTGYFKTRRGACVSKLVEGNTTEGNLRYISGNVLSGAQIKPNNYLGFYDSLLTVIPEGDYHEFIGWALPGLNKFSFSRSFFSWLTPNKAYNFDTNMHGGVRAYVMTGQFEKVLPMDIYPLQLIKAILAEDIDLMENLGIYEIEPEDFALCEFIDTSKTEIQSIVRHGLELMRKEMS; encoded by the coding sequence ATGTCCAAAACCATCAGAATTAATAAGGGACTGAATATAAGGCTGAAAGGAGAGGCCGAAAAAACCCTTAGGGAAGTTACCGCCCAACAATTTGCTATCAAACCCACCGATTTTATCGGCGTTTTTCCCAGAATGCAGGTAAAAGAAGGCGACAGAGTGAAAGCAGGAACGCCACTATTTATTGATAAATACAGGGAAAACATTGTATTTACATCTCCGGTCAGTGGCACAGTAACTGAAATCAAAAGAGGCGATAAAAGAGTCCTGCTTGAAGTCAGAATTGAATCCGACGGTCTTTATGAGCAAGAAAAGTTTGGAACAGCTAATCCATCAGATCTTACCCGTGAAGCCATTGTCGAAAAACTTCTTAAAAGCGGGTTATGGCCCCTGGTGAGGCAACGTCCATATGGTATTATTGCCGATCCGGAAAGCTCACCCAAGGCCATTCATGTTTCAGCTTTTGACACAGCCCCGCTGGCGCCCGATTATGATTTTATCATGAATGGCAATGGCAATGCGTTTCAAACAGGACTTGACGTACTCGCTAAGCTTACCAGCGGCAAAGTACATCTGAATGTCAGCAATAAAACTACGGCCAAAGAATTTTTAAGCAGCCGCAATGTGCAAATCAACACTTTTAGTGGCCCACATCCTGCCGGCAACACAGGCATCCAGATTCATCATATCGATCCGATTAACAAAGGCGAACTGGTTTGGTTTGCTGGTGTACAGGATGTAATTACCATAGGACGGCTTTTTACGGAAGGGGTTTACAATTCTGAAATCACCATTGCCCTTGCAGGCTCGGAAGTCAAAAAAACAGGATACTTCAAAACCAGAAGAGGCGCTTGCGTTTCCAAACTGGTTGAAGGGAATACCACCGAAGGAAATCTTCGCTACATTTCAGGAAATGTATTAAGCGGAGCGCAGATAAAACCCAACAACTATCTGGGATTTTACGACTCACTGCTTACAGTTATTCCCGAAGGAGATTACCATGAATTTATTGGATGGGCTTTACCAGGTTTAAATAAATTCAGCTTTTCACGCTCATTTTTCTCATGGCTCACCCCCAACAAAGCGTATAACTTTGACACCAACATGCATGGAGGTGTAAGGGCTTATGTAATGACAGGCCAGTTTGAAAAAGTATTACCCATGGATATTTATCCGCTTCAGCTCATCAAAGCCATTTTGGCTGAAGATATCGATCTGATGGAAAATCTGGGTATCTACGAAATTGAACCTGAAGACTTTGCCTTATGCGAATTTATTGACACTTCGAAAACCGAAATTCAGTCAATCGTTCGTCACGGACTTGAATTGATGCGAAAAGAAATGAGCTGA
- a CDS encoding DUF5103 domain-containing protein, producing the protein MLSIVHQFTIRILVFILAFLFMTDAFGQQDAQKRKRVKSEVVDKQAERKSGQDSYFESSFLRYSDYNYKESVTSVLFHRLGWELTSPVIVYGTDEKLFLSFDDLDGDYQIWQYTVIHCDADWKPTDMWPNEYIEGFTDDYIRDYQFSYNTLQPFTSYSLIIPNDQFKFTLSGNYILKVYPEGQPDMPILTRRFMVVEPKVSVKALVKAASTINERFTHQEVQFSIFTDAYPISEPFRDLKVVVQQNNRWDNALRNLKPMMIRGHELDYHYTDGSNIFEAGNEFRYFDIKSLRYNSERVRAVENRADGYHVELYPDKVRAQAPYITYGDINGRRLLKTEDANDATRESEYVWVDFFLPYAGPLVNGGIYIMGALTDWQFNAPGNSPANVEGYGRMEYNYARQGYESTLYLKQGYYNYLYAFLPDGKGVAETGLIEGNRFETKNSYSIFVYYREPGARYDKLIAVQVVDN; encoded by the coding sequence ATGTTATCTATTGTTCATCAGTTCACAATAAGAATTTTAGTTTTTATTCTTGCTTTTCTGTTTATGACCGATGCTTTCGGGCAACAGGATGCGCAAAAGCGTAAACGGGTTAAGTCAGAAGTTGTTGATAAACAGGCCGAACGCAAGTCAGGCCAGGATAGTTATTTTGAATCGTCGTTTTTGCGATATTCTGATTATAATTATAAAGAGTCTGTTACCAGTGTTTTGTTTCATAGGTTGGGCTGGGAGCTTACTTCTCCTGTTATCGTTTATGGTACTGATGAAAAACTGTTTCTTTCATTTGATGATTTGGATGGCGACTATCAAATATGGCAGTATACTGTTATACATTGTGATGCTGACTGGAAGCCGACCGATATGTGGCCGAATGAGTATATTGAAGGGTTTACCGATGATTATATCCGTGACTATCAATTTTCATATAATACTTTACAGCCATTTACCAGCTATAGCCTTATAATTCCGAATGATCAGTTTAAGTTTACCTTGTCAGGAAATTATATTTTGAAAGTGTATCCCGAAGGGCAGCCTGATATGCCAATTTTAACCAGACGTTTTATGGTTGTTGAGCCTAAAGTATCAGTTAAGGCGCTGGTAAAGGCTGCCAGCACAATTAATGAGCGTTTTACTCATCAGGAAGTTCAGTTTTCAATTTTTACTGATGCCTATCCTATTAGCGAACCATTCAGAGATTTAAAGGTTGTTGTGCAGCAAAATAACCGTTGGGATAATGCTTTGCGAAATCTGAAACCCATGATGATCCGGGGGCATGAACTTGATTATCATTATACCGATGGGTCTAATATTTTTGAGGCTGGAAATGAATTTCGTTACTTTGATATAAAGAGTTTGAGATATAATTCAGAGAGAGTGAGAGCCGTTGAGAATCGTGCTGACGGATACCATGTTGAATTGTATCCTGATAAAGTCAGGGCCCAGGCACCTTATATTACATATGGTGATATTAACGGGCGAAGGCTTTTAAAAACTGAAGATGCCAATGATGCGACCAGAGAATCGGAATATGTCTGGGTCGATTTTTTTCTGCCTTATGCCGGGCCTTTGGTTAATGGCGGCATTTATATCATGGGAGCTCTGACTGACTGGCAGTTTAATGCCCCGGGTAATAGTCCGGCAAATGTGGAAGGTTACGGTAGAATGGAATATAATTACGCCCGGCAGGGTTATGAATCCACACTTTATCTGAAACAAGGGTATTATAATTATTTGTACGCTTTTCTGCCTGATGGAAAGGGCGTTGCAGAAACCGGGTTGATTGAAGGAAATCGTTTTGAAACTAAAAATTCTTATTCCATTTTTGTTTACTATCGTGAACCGGGCGCCAGATATGATAAACTGATAGCGGTTCAGGTGGTTGATAACTAA
- a CDS encoding SRPBCC domain-containing protein, which translates to MLELQEFSTSRNFNVRKYLVYRAWTDAAELEQWWGPKASTLKVLKLELRQGGLFHFCMKASDGSESWGKFVFNEVIPGETLSFIASFSDASGNTVRNPVNDIWPLEVLNTVLFSEREGNTVLKISGKPLHATDEECMAFYNASEYLKEEFDSSFERLEVLLSKTGV; encoded by the coding sequence ATGCTTGAATTGCAGGAATTTTCAACATCACGAAATTTTAATGTCAGAAAATATCTGGTATACCGTGCCTGGACAGACGCTGCGGAGCTGGAACAGTGGTGGGGGCCTAAAGCTTCAACATTGAAAGTTCTTAAACTGGAATTACGTCAGGGTGGATTGTTTCACTTTTGTATGAAAGCCTCTGATGGCAGCGAAAGTTGGGGGAAATTTGTTTTTAATGAAGTTATTCCCGGAGAAACACTTTCTTTTATTGCTTCATTTTCGGATGCTTCAGGCAATACCGTGCGAAATCCGGTGAACGATATCTGGCCACTTGAGGTGCTGAATACAGTTTTGTTCTCAGAAAGAGAAGGTAATACTGTGTTGAAAATTTCGGGGAAACCACTACATGCCACTGATGAAGAATGCATGGCTTTCTATAATGCTTCTGAATATCTGAAGGAAGAATTTGACAGTTCTTTTGAACGGCTTGAAGTTCTTTTATCCAAAACAGGGGTGTAA
- a CDS encoding DNA polymerase III subunit gamma/tau, which produces MENFIVSARKYRPAVFATVVGQSSITNTLKNAILNQQIAQAFLFTGPRGVGKTTCARIMAKTINCQNLTAEGEACDQCQSCKSFNNSSSFNIYELDAASNNSVDDIRNLVDQVRIPPQMGKYKVYIIDEVHMLSSQAFNAFLKTLEEPPAYAKFILATTEKHKIMATILSRCQIFDFRRISIEDIAHHLAFVAQSEHIEAEPDALHVIAQKADGALRDALSMFDQLVSYAGNRLTYKQVIENLNVLDHDYYFRVTGSILAGDISNTLLTLNEIIDNGFEGQHFITGLSQHLRDLLICQDKDTLKLLDTSANIKNQYLQQAAICNQRLLLKALDICNECDINYRLSNNKRLHLEITMMQLCMLVQPDSNAPIVAVAQAPQSRPEPAVTKPAPTVASPPPVVAESKPVEPVVQKTLAPAAASPSQPQPSHRQEPATPPKPEPEKKPVASTQPAGVKPSYTGMNIASLMNPGLKNMVQESGKEQETTEDELPEQHEEFTQADLESVWKEMAQSVARDLPNLLNTLLCREPMLHDELRVVITVDNKIQEDEIFNNRPEITRYLRVKLKNTGISVESVISDKPVESRRPYTDTDKFDAMARVVPEIKKMKDQLNLDIEM; this is translated from the coding sequence ATGGAAAACTTTATAGTATCAGCCCGAAAATATCGCCCTGCCGTATTTGCAACAGTAGTTGGCCAGTCATCAATTACCAACACGCTAAAGAATGCGATTCTTAATCAGCAAATAGCTCAGGCTTTTTTGTTTACAGGTCCCAGAGGAGTGGGAAAAACTACCTGTGCCCGCATTATGGCCAAAACCATCAACTGCCAGAATCTTACAGCAGAAGGGGAGGCTTGTGATCAGTGCCAGTCATGCAAATCGTTCAATAATTCTTCTTCGTTTAACATTTATGAGCTTGATGCTGCATCTAACAATTCGGTAGATGATATTCGCAATTTAGTCGACCAGGTTCGCATACCACCTCAGATGGGTAAGTATAAAGTGTATATCATCGATGAGGTTCATATGCTTTCTTCCCAGGCTTTCAACGCTTTTTTAAAAACGCTTGAAGAGCCTCCGGCGTATGCCAAATTTATTCTGGCAACGACTGAAAAGCATAAGATTATGGCAACCATTCTCTCGCGTTGTCAGATTTTTGATTTCAGGAGAATCAGCATAGAGGATATTGCGCATCATCTTGCTTTTGTGGCCCAGAGTGAACATATTGAAGCCGAGCCTGATGCTTTGCATGTTATTGCACAGAAAGCAGATGGTGCCCTGCGCGATGCCCTGTCTATGTTTGACCAGCTGGTGAGTTATGCAGGTAACAGGCTTACGTATAAGCAAGTAATTGAGAATCTGAATGTTCTTGACCATGATTATTATTTCAGGGTAACCGGCTCTATTCTTGCCGGAGATATCAGTAATACTCTTTTAACGCTGAATGAAATTATTGATAATGGGTTTGAAGGTCAACATTTTATTACCGGCCTGTCGCAGCATTTGCGCGATTTGTTGATTTGCCAGGATAAGGATACGTTAAAATTGCTTGATACAAGCGCAAATATTAAAAATCAGTATTTGCAACAAGCCGCCATTTGCAACCAGCGTCTGCTGCTGAAAGCGCTCGATATTTGCAATGAGTGTGATATCAATTACCGGTTAAGCAACAATAAACGATTACATCTTGAAATTACCATGATGCAATTGTGTATGCTTGTTCAGCCTGATTCCAATGCGCCGATTGTTGCTGTTGCCCAAGCTCCGCAAAGCCGGCCAGAGCCCGCAGTAACTAAGCCGGCACCGACAGTGGCATCGCCACCACCCGTTGTTGCTGAATCTAAACCGGTTGAACCCGTGGTGCAAAAAACGTTAGCTCCGGCAGCAGCCAGCCCATCACAACCGCAGCCATCGCATCGGCAAGAGCCGGCGACTCCCCCCAAACCTGAACCTGAAAAGAAACCTGTTGCCAGCACTCAGCCGGCTGGAGTTAAACCGAGTTATACAGGCATGAATATAGCCAGCCTGATGAATCCTGGTTTGAAAAACATGGTGCAGGAATCAGGTAAAGAACAGGAAACCACAGAAGATGAACTACCTGAACAGCACGAGGAATTTACACAGGCCGATTTGGAATCAGTATGGAAAGAAATGGCTCAGAGTGTTGCCCGTGATTTGCCTAATTTACTTAACACTCTTTTATGCCGGGAGCCCATGCTGCACGACGAATTAAGAGTGGTGATTACTGTAGATAACAAAATTCAGGAGGATGAAATATTTAACAACCGCCCTGAAATTACAAGGTATCTTCGGGTAAAACTTAAAAATACAGGCATATCAGTTGAGTCGGTAATTTCAGATAAACCAGTGGAAAGCCGCAGGCCATATACTGACACTGATAAGTTTGATGCCATGGCTCGTGTGGTTCCTGAAATCAAAAAAATGAAAGATCAGTTGAACCTTGATATTGAAATGTAA